The following proteins come from a genomic window of Thermus sp. LT1-2-5:
- the hisG gene encoding ATP phosphoribosyltransferase translates to MKRYALTVALPKGRMFQEAYEALQQAGLSLPPIRDARALLHGEEGGVALLELRNKDVPVYVDLGIAEIGVVGKDILLDSGRDLYEPVDLGFGACRLSLIRRPGDSSPIRRIATKYPSFTARLLRERGWVADVVELSGNIELAAVTGLADAVVDVVQTGATLRAAGLIEVEVLAHSTARLVVNRQALKLKRSLIKPLIAKLRERDGGP, encoded by the coding sequence GTGAAGCGCTACGCCCTCACCGTGGCCCTGCCCAAGGGGCGGATGTTCCAGGAAGCCTACGAGGCCCTGCAGCAGGCGGGCCTTTCCCTTCCCCCCATCCGGGACGCCCGGGCCCTCCTCCATGGGGAAGAGGGGGGTGTGGCCCTTTTGGAGCTCCGCAACAAGGACGTGCCCGTCTACGTGGACCTGGGCATCGCCGAGATCGGGGTGGTGGGGAAGGACATCCTCCTGGACTCAGGCCGGGACCTCTATGAGCCCGTGGACCTGGGGTTTGGCGCCTGCCGCCTCTCCCTCATCCGGCGCCCGGGGGACAGCTCTCCCATCCGCCGCATCGCCACCAAATACCCGAGCTTCACCGCCCGCCTCCTGCGGGAGCGGGGTTGGGTGGCGGACGTGGTGGAGCTTTCCGGCAACATCGAGCTGGCCGCGGTCACGGGCCTGGCGGATGCCGTGGTGGACGTGGTGCAGACCGGGGCCACCCTGAGGGCAGCGGGGCTTATCGAGGTGGAGGTCCTAGCCCACTCCACGGCAAGGCTCGTGGTGAACCGCCAGGCCCTGAAGCTCAAGCGCTCGCTTATTAAGCCCCTGATCGCTAAGCTTAGAGAACGTGACGGAGGCCCGTAG
- a CDS encoding ATP phosphoribosyltransferase regulatory subunit: MIPEGTRFLLPPEARLKAELQGRLQALFLRHGYEPVELPALEVYDPTHPLAARAFKLVDKTGEVLALRSEFTTLLAKLLRPHLGKGVHRFQYAGALWLREGDAELGRLREYTQVGLELIGVTGPKADAEVLHLAFAALEALGIEGVVEVGLPSLVGEVLRASGLPPGAKKAAQAAIHRKNLPELAALLARHPVPEGVKKALLALPDLYGEPEVLKEAQTLPLPPQAQAALAGLETTLALLERPVLLDLGMARRYEYYSGIFFRAYTPGFGLPLLGGGRYDGALLPQAAGFALGVERVLEALKPPQAEEPPEVLALDLKAFRHFAREKRVELFHGDDPVVYAKAKGIPFLAEGERIWEVP; encoded by the coding sequence ATGATCCCCGAGGGCACCCGCTTCCTTCTTCCCCCCGAGGCCAGGCTCAAGGCCGAGCTCCAGGGGCGGCTTCAAGCCCTCTTTTTGCGCCACGGGTACGAGCCCGTGGAGCTCCCCGCCTTGGAGGTCTACGACCCCACCCACCCCTTGGCGGCGCGGGCCTTCAAGCTGGTGGACAAAACGGGGGAAGTCCTGGCCCTAAGGAGCGAGTTCACCACCCTTTTGGCCAAGCTCCTAAGGCCCCACTTGGGGAAGGGGGTCCACCGCTTCCAGTACGCTGGGGCCCTTTGGCTAAGGGAAGGGGATGCGGAGCTGGGGCGGCTTCGCGAGTACACCCAGGTGGGGCTAGAGCTCATCGGCGTCACGGGGCCCAAGGCGGATGCGGAGGTACTGCACCTGGCCTTTGCCGCCCTCGAGGCCTTGGGCATAGAAGGGGTGGTGGAGGTAGGGCTTCCCAGCCTGGTGGGCGAGGTACTCCGGGCCTCGGGGTTGCCCCCAGGGGCCAAGAAGGCGGCGCAGGCGGCCATCCACCGCAAGAACCTCCCCGAGCTTGCCGCCCTCCTCGCCCGCCACCCGGTGCCGGAAGGGGTGAAGAAGGCCCTCCTGGCCCTGCCCGATCTCTACGGGGAGCCCGAGGTGCTCAAGGAGGCCCAAACCCTCCCCCTTCCCCCGCAGGCCCAGGCGGCCTTGGCCGGTCTGGAAACCACCTTGGCCCTTCTGGAACGGCCTGTCCTCCTGGACCTGGGCATGGCCCGGCGCTACGAGTACTACTCGGGCATCTTCTTCCGGGCCTATACCCCGGGCTTTGGCCTGCCCCTCCTGGGGGGCGGGCGGTACGACGGGGCCCTTTTACCCCAGGCGGCGGGCTTTGCCCTGGGGGTGGAACGGGTCCTGGAGGCGCTCAAACCCCCTCAGGCGGAAGAGCCCCCTGAGGTCTTAGCCCTGGACCTGAAGGCCTTTCGCCACTTCGCCCGGGAAAAGCGGGTGGAGCTTTTCCACGGGGACGACCCCGTGGTCTACGCTAAGGCCAAGGGCATCCCCTTTCTGGCGGAAGGGGAGCGCATCTGGGAGGTACCGTGA
- the trmH gene encoding tRNA (guanosine(18)-2'-O)-methyltransferase TrmH, with product MTEARRRRIEEVLKRRQPDLTVLLENVHKPHNLSAILRSCDAVGVLEAHAVNPTGGVPTFNETSGGSHKWVYLRVHPDIPRAFGFLRERGFRIYATALREDARDYREVDYTLPTAILLGAEKWGVSEEALALADGAIQIPMLGMVQSLNVSVAAAVILFEAQRQRLKAGLYEKPRLDPELYAMVLQDWLRK from the coding sequence GTGACGGAGGCCCGTAGAAGGCGCATAGAAGAGGTCCTAAAGAGGCGGCAGCCCGACCTCACGGTGCTCCTAGAAAACGTGCACAAGCCCCACAACCTCTCCGCCATCCTCCGCTCCTGCGACGCCGTGGGGGTCCTGGAGGCCCATGCGGTGAACCCCACGGGAGGCGTGCCCACCTTTAACGAAACCAGTGGGGGAAGCCACAAGTGGGTCTACCTCCGGGTCCACCCCGACATCCCCAGGGCCTTTGGCTTCCTCCGGGAGCGGGGCTTTAGGATTTACGCCACTGCCCTTCGGGAGGACGCCCGGGACTACCGGGAGGTGGACTACACCCTACCCACCGCCATCCTCCTGGGGGCGGAAAAATGGGGGGTTTCCGAGGAGGCCTTGGCCCTGGCGGACGGGGCCATCCAGATCCCCATGTTGGGCATGGTGCAAAGCCTAAACGTGAGCGTGGCCGCGGCGGTCATCCTCTTTGAAGCGCAACGGCAACGCCTGAAGGCGGGGCTTTACGAGAAGCCCCGCCTAGACCCCGAGCTCTACGCCATGGTGCTCCAGGACTGGCTTAGGAAGTGA